One Candidatus Nitrotoga arctica genomic window, ACGAAATTTCGACGCTGCTACCCAAAATAGTGACTCAACGACAACCTTTATAGGCATATCTCAGTTGATTCGTGAACCAATGTTTGCCTGTACTGCTTCCAGGTAAGCACCCGTTTCACGATAAATTCAATTGAGGACGGGGCTGACTTGCTCTAGAAGTACAGCTACTGACCTGAATTGCTGATCTGATCCAGAATTTGTCAATGAGGCTGCAATAGGTGTGAGTGCCTCTGCAATCTTGCGTATTCTTGCGTATCCATTGTTCAAGAGGCAGGTGAGTAGCTGACTCCCCGGGATACAAAACTGTACCTTTCTTGCAGGTTACAACATCGCAAACAAAACGCTTAGCATTGCGCTCAGCTTTTGATTTTGGGGTGGGAAATTTGGTAGAAACAAATGAAAGGTGTGGAGTAGGTTGACTAATGAATTCACGTTTGAGAGCTTTTGCTTGCCATGAATTCGCCGCCAGGCTAAGTTAATCTACGCTCCAATAAACCGAGCCATGTGTTGAGAGCTCTCGAAACCTTGTCAGTCAAGATTTATTTATTCGACATTCAGACACTAGTTCGGCAGATTGCCAGGTTGCTACTCCTGCCATCAGAAGACCACCGAAGATAGTGGTTTCATTGGGTGAGCATGGAAACGCATTTTTAAATTTCGCGCCGGTCGAGCAGAACGTCAAATGCTAAATTGGGCCCATTTAACTCTTTAAGCAATGGCCACCATTTAAACGCTTCCCTCAGAAATTTTATCGATGCCTCTCGAGCAAGGTAAACGGCGATATCATACTGACTTAGGTTCTCAAGATTGGCGACTTTCACCTTGCCACTGGTAGTAGTTGCATTGTCTTTTGCTAGGTCGGCATGAGACATGGAGCCTAATGGGCAAAGTTGAGGGAAGCCCCAGAAGACGAATCCAGATACCAAACCTTTCCGCCCATCTTGGCGAAGTTGATTGATACGTGCCTTTCCTTCCGACTGCCACGGAGCAATGACGTCCAAATCAGTTATCCGATTTACACTCTGTTCGGTCAATTCGACATAGTTTGAGTGCGCGTAAAAATCTTGGACGGCATGAAGCACCTGTCCGATAGCGAAAAAAGCATTATGTGCAGCGGCTTGGGTTTTAGCGGAATCGCCTGCTTTTTTCGCTTTTTGCGCACCATTGACATGTCCGTTTACCTGATCGATCAGCATATCTATATAAGCGATAGCTCCATCAAAATCACAGTTATCGAAGTGGGCTTTGGATTCGAATTGATGCAATGAATCCTGCAGATATAGTGCCTTGCGGAGTTCTCCGATGTAAGAATTATCGACTAGTCCTTTCAACACTTTTTTGTGCGTGGCTGTGTCGAATGGCTCGGAGCAGTCAATGCATACCACCGTTGGTTTGACTCTGCGTAGATCTGGCACAACTTCGGACGGTACGGGAGGTTTAACAGGTTCAGCTATACACTCAACTAATTGAACTAAGTGGGTGATTAACCCAAAACTCAAAACAAGGTGCTGTATGGTTTTTCTTGTCAAATTGACCTACTTTCCCCAAAGAACTATTCTGACAAATATTTAAGACATCATTTATTATACTCATGTCCCATTATCTATCTAGTTTAGGCTTAGTCTCTCTCCTGATCTGTCTTCAGATTACAGTAAGTGAAGCTAAATTAAACAAAGATATTAAAGATGTCGTTATAACGCGGGGACTTAGACATACTAATCAAGATCAGCAGATAGTAGCCAAAGCTATTGAACGAGCTAACCTCTTTCTGGAAGAAAGGAAAATTCGATTATCTCCTTCTTGGAGCAATGTCATTAAGAACAATTCGGCAGACGATGATGTATCGGTCTACTTGGTGGAAAAACGAGGCGATGACACGACAACTCCGGCTTGGGTACCAAAAGATTGCCATTGCGTCTTCGTGAACCCCAAATTTCTCGCATCTTGGGCTGCTAATAACTCAAAAGGAATCGGACGAATGTCGATCGACCGAGAGTATTTTCTGACTTATATTCTGCTCCATGAGGTTGGGCACATTTCAAAACACACCTCCGCAAAAGTGTTCGATGAAAGCACAATGAACTTATTAAATATTGATAAAACTAAGGAAAAAGCCAATGAGGAGGACGCTGACAAATTCGCCGCAGAATTACTGCGCAAGTACTCAAGGCAATCACATGTGAACAGCGCATCCCTTGAAGCGAACTGGGTGATAAGCGAATTGTCGAAGCTAAGCTGGAACATGCAGGCCTTCCGGACACTTGATGAATTTGGAGCTTTCGCTCTTGGCAAGCCCAGTGTGTACTTCGATAACGGTTATTCCCATCCAAATTTGGCCTGGCGCATTCTAAAGGTCAATTACCTAATTCAGCAAACCGAAGCTACTCAAGCTTTGTTGAACTCTTTCGAAGAAGCGCGTCAACGTGGCGCTAATCCTGAGCCGTTATACAACTATCGAGAATAATAGAAACGTTGTGTTTGCAGCTATCCTTTCGAGTATTAGGTAAAATTAACCACCTTTTCCAGAGCATGGTTAGATGTTCCGTCCCATGTGACCCTATACCCGTCCTTAGCTGGCCTGTTTTTAGCTCGCCAGTGAATGCGAGATAGTATTGAGTCATTACAAAGTGAAATGAAGTCATGAGTCAAGACCATCCATGCGCTCGGCAATTAATGTCTTGCCCATCCTATCGAGTAACCAGATTATAACTGTTGACATTTCCTAATGTTAATATAATCATTCGCTCAACTTACATTCTCGCCGAACGCGCGCCGTTCCGCATGCACCGTGCCAGGCTGCCGGCGAACTCCCCAGACATTAGTAGACTGGTACAAGTTGCTTAAATTGTTTTTAGAATAAGAATGCCGTTACAGAGTTCTAGACAGAGCCACGACGGGAACAAGCAGAAACGAATAAGTAACATGGGCAACGAAGGTTTTCGTCCCAAACGATTCCCACGCAGATGGGAACCAGCACCAGCAGAATATTGCTAAAGGGGAAGTCATAATGTCACCTGTAAAACCCACGATCCGCGTGGATTTCTGCCTGTGCGCACCAGTTTGGTTAGGTTGCAGCCATGTGTCGCAGGAGCAAGCGACGCTGCCTGCAAGATCAATTTCACTACGCCACAAAGCTACTCTCTCAGTTTTCATGCACGCTTAAACCCACTACTTATCCAATGTCGAGGTGATCCCATGCAACGCACAGCACGTTTTATTTGTCGCCTGATCCCACTGGCAATATGCCTAGTTTGTAGTGCATGTAGCTCCTTGAGCCACGTTGCCCAGCGTAATATTGCTGCCGGTGAAGGCGGCTTGGCAGGAACGATTTTTCCAACCACCGCACTGGAGCAAATTTATTACCTGGGCGTATTTGACCCACAGGAACAACTGCCGCCGACGATTTATAGGGTACGCGTTAAAGGCCAGTCCAGCTTCATTAATACTACACGTTATGCTTCTGGATGGGTGCCAGCCGCAGTCATTGATTCATTAGGATCGACGGCGCGTTTTGATAATGTGAATAGTCATGGCGTGACTGTTTCCAAAGCTGAGGAGGGCATGCAGACGAAATTGACTGGTCGCAGATTAGTGCTATTTGGCCCCGAAGGATTCCGTGAAGCACCGAAAGACCATCGCCTGGTTATTGCTATGGGTAATAGTCCCGAAAAATTCTTTCAGGCGGTCGATGAAGCGTTGGGGATCGTTGCTGCCGTAACACAAGGGGGTAGCGGCCCGGCACTGGAACAAGATTTGTTTAAAGAATTATTACGTGTAAAGACTGAACACGAACGGCTGGACCAATTAAATAGCGAAGCCAGTAATGACCTTATGAAGGAGCTATGAAAATGAAAAACCTTTCCAAAACAACAACGCTATGGACGCGAGGCTTGGCTTTTGCCATGGCATTTTCTCTCTGCGCCTGCTCTGTATTGAACATAGATGTGGATGAATATAAAGGACCGTTGTCAAATCATGAAGATATTCAATTGCAGCAATATGCCGCGCTTGCCATCTCAGCCAAACCGATCATTGTGGAATTACGCAGTCGTTACATATCTGATGAGGACAAAAAGATAAGAAAACATGACCAGGATTGCGAAAAAAATAACTATGATGAATATAGTGGATGTCGTTTTGAGCTCGAAATTGTTCAATTTTTAAATTCGATACTCGCGCTCTATGAAGATGAACATGGTGTTTTCCA contains:
- a CDS encoding Het-C domain-containing protein; translation: MTRKTIQHLVLSFGLITHLVQLVECIAEPVKPPVPSEVVPDLRRVKPTVVCIDCSEPFDTATHKKVLKGLVDNSYIGELRKALYLQDSLHQFESKAHFDNCDFDGAIAYIDMLIDQVNGHVNGAQKAKKAGDSAKTQAAAHNAFFAIGQVLHAVQDFYAHSNYVELTEQSVNRITDLDVIAPWQSEGKARINQLRQDGRKGLVSGFVFWGFPQLCPLGSMSHADLAKDNATTTSGKVKVANLENLSQYDIAVYLAREASIKFLREAFKWWPLLKELNGPNLAFDVLLDRREI
- a CDS encoding ImmA/IrrE family metallo-endopeptidase — encoded protein: MSHYLSSLGLVSLLICLQITVSEAKLNKDIKDVVITRGLRHTNQDQQIVAKAIERANLFLEERKIRLSPSWSNVIKNNSADDDVSVYLVEKRGDDTTTPAWVPKDCHCVFVNPKFLASWAANNSKGIGRMSIDREYFLTYILLHEVGHISKHTSAKVFDESTMNLLNIDKTKEKANEEDADKFAAELLRKYSRQSHVNSASLEANWVISELSKLSWNMQAFRTLDEFGAFALGKPSVYFDNGYSHPNLAWRILKVNYLIQQTEATQALLNSFEEARQRGANPEPLYNYRE